A genomic region of Rubrivirga sp. SAORIC476 contains the following coding sequences:
- a CDS encoding TRAP transporter large permease subunit — protein MEPLLAHVADWLGPIMVGVVLALVFSGYPVAFAIGGVSVLFALLGLATGYFDPPFLLALGDRLFGIMQNPVLLAIPYFIFMGVILEKSRLAEDLLTTIGALFGRVRGGLALAVVLVGALLAAATGVVGASVVAMGAIALPVMLGHGYKPSFAAGTVAASGTLGQIVPPSIVLIVLGDQLGVSVGALFAGALVPGVMLATMFALYVGWVAWRHPGAAPALPLEERTEQGWALVRRVVTVLLPPLLLILVVLGSIFAGVATPTEAGALGAVGALVLTALNRRLSRPLVWDAARSTAKLTTMVLILLVGSTAFALVFRGLYGDLWIEEALTGLPGGVVGLLLVANVLVFVLGFFIDFFEIAFIVVPLLAPAAAALGIDLVWFGVILGMNLQTSFLTPPFGFSLFYLRGVAPPDVSTGQIYRGALPFVAIQLLALGLVVAFPELVLAFVGD, from the coding sequence ATGGAGCCGCTCCTCGCCCACGTCGCCGACTGGCTGGGGCCGATCATGGTCGGCGTCGTGCTGGCGCTCGTGTTCTCGGGCTACCCGGTCGCGTTCGCTATCGGCGGTGTCTCGGTGCTGTTCGCGCTGCTGGGACTGGCGACGGGCTACTTCGACCCGCCGTTCCTGCTCGCGCTGGGCGATCGGCTGTTCGGGATCATGCAGAATCCGGTGCTGCTCGCGATCCCGTACTTCATCTTCATGGGCGTCATCCTGGAGAAGAGCCGCCTCGCGGAAGACCTGCTGACGACCATCGGCGCGCTGTTCGGGCGCGTGCGCGGCGGACTGGCGCTGGCGGTCGTCCTGGTGGGGGCGCTGCTGGCCGCAGCGACCGGCGTCGTCGGCGCGAGCGTGGTCGCGATGGGCGCGATCGCGCTGCCGGTGATGCTGGGGCACGGCTACAAGCCCTCCTTCGCAGCCGGGACGGTGGCGGCGTCGGGGACGCTCGGCCAGATCGTGCCGCCCTCCATCGTCCTGATCGTGCTCGGCGACCAGTTGGGCGTGAGCGTCGGCGCGCTGTTCGCGGGAGCGCTCGTGCCCGGCGTGATGCTGGCGACGATGTTCGCGCTCTACGTGGGCTGGGTCGCGTGGCGACACCCCGGGGCCGCGCCCGCGCTGCCGCTCGAAGAACGGACCGAGCAGGGCTGGGCGCTGGTCCGCCGCGTCGTGACGGTGTTGCTCCCCCCGCTGCTGCTCATCCTGGTCGTGCTCGGGAGCATTTTCGCGGGTGTCGCCACGCCCACCGAGGCGGGCGCCCTCGGGGCAGTCGGCGCGCTCGTGCTGACGGCACTCAACCGGCGGCTGTCGCGCCCGCTGGTCTGGGACGCCGCCCGGTCCACCGCGAAGCTGACCACGATGGTCCTGATCCTGCTCGTCGGCTCGACCGCATTCGCGCTGGTCTTCCGCGGCCTCTACGGCGACCTGTGGATCGAGGAGGCGCTGACCGGGCTGCCGGGCGGAGTGGTGGGGCTGCTGCTGGTAGCGAACGTGCTCGTGTTCGTGCTGGGCTTCTTCATCGACTTCTTCGAGATCGCCTTCATCGTGGTCCCGCTGCTGGCGCCCGCCGCCGCCGCGCTGGGCATCGACCTCGTCTGGTTCGGCGTGATCCTGGGGATGAATCTCCAGACCTCGTTTCTGACCCCACCGTTCGGGTTCTCGCTGTTCTACCTCCGCGGGGTGGCGCCGCCCGACGTGTCGACGGGCCAGATCTACCGGGGCGCCCTTCCGTTCGTGGCCATCCAGCTGCTCGCGCTGGGCCTCGTGGTCGCCTTCCCAGAGCTGGTGCTCGCGTTCGTGGGGGACTAG
- a CDS encoding TRAP transporter small permease subunit translates to MSRVLRLADRLSAAIGWLCARLIVVMVGAGALGAVLRYLAPVLGITPALNAIGDVQWMLFSGVFLLGAAWVLAEDAHVRVDVVYGRLSPTRRAWVDLIGTVVLLLPFCALVLWASWPAVVESVTLREGALDAGGLVRWPVKLLVLLGIGLLALQALVQAVRAVAEIAGRAPAGR, encoded by the coding sequence ATGTCCCGCGTCCTTCGCCTCGCCGACCGCTTGAGTGCCGCCATCGGGTGGCTGTGCGCCCGCCTCATTGTGGTGATGGTCGGGGCCGGAGCGCTCGGAGCCGTGCTTCGCTACCTCGCCCCCGTGCTGGGCATCACGCCCGCACTCAACGCCATCGGCGACGTGCAGTGGATGCTGTTCAGCGGCGTCTTCCTGCTCGGCGCAGCGTGGGTGCTCGCCGAGGATGCGCACGTCCGGGTGGACGTGGTCTACGGGCGCCTCTCCCCGACGCGCCGAGCCTGGGTGGACCTGATCGGGACCGTCGTCCTGCTCCTGCCCTTCTGCGCACTCGTGCTGTGGGCGTCGTGGCCTGCCGTCGTCGAGTCGGTGACGTTGCGGGAGGGCGCGCTCGACGCTGGAGGTCTGGTGCGGTGGCCGGTCAAGCTGCTCGTGCTGCTCGGGATCGGGCTGCTGGCGCTCCAGGCGCTCGTGCAGGCGGTCCGCGCCGTAGCCGAGATCGCGGGCCGTGCGCCCGCCGGTCGCTGA
- a CDS encoding TerC family protein, giving the protein MFDWIADPNAWIALATLTTLEIVLGIDNIIFISILTGRLPEHQQPRGRTIGLGLAMGMRILLLLSISWVMGLTSVLFDVADLLPFLADLQPLGETAREVGGHGGPATLDGPTAITGRDIILLLGGIFLVGKATHEIHHKLEGDGEHTAEKPKAASFGAVLFQIALLDIVFSLDSVITAVGMADDIAVMIIAVVIAVGVMMLGAGPISSFVHRHPTVKMLALAFLILIGVTLVAEGLNQHISKGYIYTAMAFALIVEFLNIRSKRGNATPSVELIEPYATPGATGVPSIDQVERPAALIRPQV; this is encoded by the coding sequence ATGTTCGACTGGATCGCCGACCCCAACGCCTGGATCGCGCTCGCGACGCTGACGACGCTGGAGATCGTCCTCGGCATCGACAACATCATCTTTATCTCGATCCTGACGGGGCGGCTGCCTGAGCACCAGCAGCCGCGGGGGCGGACCATCGGCCTCGGGCTCGCGATGGGCATGCGCATCCTGCTGCTGCTCTCCATCTCCTGGGTAATGGGCCTCACGTCGGTCCTCTTCGATGTGGCCGACCTGCTGCCCTTCCTCGCCGATCTCCAGCCGCTCGGCGAGACGGCGCGCGAAGTCGGCGGGCATGGCGGCCCGGCGACGCTGGACGGCCCGACGGCCATCACCGGGCGCGACATCATCCTCCTGCTGGGCGGCATCTTCCTCGTCGGCAAGGCGACGCATGAGATCCACCACAAGCTGGAGGGGGATGGCGAGCACACGGCCGAGAAGCCCAAGGCGGCGTCGTTCGGCGCCGTGCTGTTCCAGATCGCGCTTCTCGATATCGTGTTCTCGCTCGACTCGGTCATCACGGCCGTCGGCATGGCGGACGACATCGCGGTGATGATCATCGCCGTCGTGATCGCGGTCGGGGTGATGATGCTGGGCGCGGGGCCCATTTCGAGCTTCGTCCACCGGCACCCGACAGTCAAGATGCTCGCGCTCGCGTTCCTGATCCTGATCGGCGTCACGCTCGTCGCCGAGGGGCTGAACCAGCACATCTCCAAGGGCTACATCTACACCGCGATGGCGTTCGCGCTGATCGTGGAGTTCCTCAACATCCGGTCGAAGCGGGGCAACGCGACGCCGTCGGTCGAACTCATCGAGCCGTACGCGACACCCGGGGCCACCGGCGTTCCGAGCATCGACCAGGTCGAGCGTCCCGCGGCGCTCATTCGCCCCCAGGTGTGA
- a CDS encoding pyridoxamine 5'-phosphate oxidase family protein has protein sequence MSTPSPAERQERIAKLAELIEDIRICMLTTVDTDGKPWSRPMAVQEVGFGGDLWFFTRDDSEKVDHIERNRKVGVSFSHPKRQDYVTMAGTALIVKDKQKAEEMWSEALEAWFPKGVHDSHLRLIKVEVERAEYWDSPSSPIVYALGYLKSKITGEPATDLGENEKVDLG, from the coding sequence ATGTCTACCCCCTCCCCCGCCGAGCGCCAGGAGCGCATCGCCAAGCTGGCCGAACTGATCGAGGACATCCGCATCTGCATGCTCACCACCGTCGACACCGACGGCAAGCCTTGGAGCCGCCCGATGGCCGTCCAGGAGGTTGGCTTCGGCGGCGACCTGTGGTTTTTCACTCGCGACGACTCCGAGAAGGTCGACCACATTGAACGGAACCGGAAGGTCGGCGTCAGCTTCTCCCACCCGAAGCGCCAGGACTACGTCACGATGGCGGGCACCGCGCTCATCGTCAAGGACAAGCAGAAGGCCGAGGAGATGTGGTCCGAGGCCCTGGAGGCGTGGTTTCCGAAGGGCGTCCACGACTCGCACCTGCGATTGATCAAGGTCGAGGTCGAGCGCGCCGAGTACTGGGACTCGCCGTCGAGCCCGATCGTGTATGCGCTCGGCTACCTGAAGTCGAAGATCACGGGCGAGCCCGCGACCGACCTCGGCGAGAACGAGAAGGTCGACCTCGGCTGA
- the rnhA gene encoding ribonuclease HI gives MPLKDVTIYTDGACSGNPGPGGWGAHLIYGSPPDEITRDIKGAEAETTNNRMELRAAAEALEALREPCRVRLHSDSAYVINAFNARWIDGWKKRGWRKADKSPVLNRDLWERLDAQNQRHEVTWVKVKGHAGVPLNEHVDGLAVGAMRTLMAEM, from the coding sequence ATGCCTCTGAAAGACGTTACCATCTATACCGACGGCGCATGCTCGGGCAACCCGGGCCCCGGCGGCTGGGGCGCGCACCTCATCTACGGCTCGCCGCCCGACGAGATCACCCGCGACATCAAGGGCGCCGAGGCGGAGACCACCAACAACCGGATGGAACTGCGCGCCGCGGCCGAGGCCCTGGAAGCCCTCCGAGAGCCCTGCCGCGTTCGCCTCCACTCGGACAGCGCCTACGTCATCAACGCCTTCAATGCCCGCTGGATCGACGGCTGGAAGAAGCGCGGCTGGAGGAAGGCCGACAAGTCGCCAGTGCTGAACCGCGACCTCTGGGAGCGCCTCGACGCGCAGAACCAGCGCCACGAGGTGACGTGGGTGAAGGTCAAGGGTCATGCAGGCGTCCCCCTCAACGAGCACGTGGATGGGCTCGCGGTGGGCGCGATGCGGACGCTGATGGCCGAGATGTGA
- a CDS encoding ATP-binding protein, with amino-acid sequence MPDTPAADPLAHYPRWARELARRYFTKTLNQFILHGNVRDLVPTVDDRGERAYVPLREFLAEDLFAGRDVVVFYDRSDGIHFEDAESRKDFNRALSGYDTIFGTEYAKKLPKDPARVFALLDNYFRLRLADGKRVACVVDYAETIIPMSEAASYSTEDRSALVTLQKWAHDPLLLRSDFTLALIAENLNDLSRAFIQSPYNAELEIDFPGHEEREGFVRWFLTAQRDGRGRFDRLSSVGDLTLAQNTAGLGYVQLRTILADVLENERPLTFETLSEKKKELIEAEAYGLLEFVETDYTLDMVAGHAEAKAHLRAAAEAIKAGRPDVMPMGYLVSGPVGTGKTFMVTTFAGEIGIPMVKLKNFRSQWQGVTEGNLEKILTLLRAMNPVAVMIDEADAALGDRSASGDSGVSSRVFGQIAQAMSDTRFRGKIIWFLVTARPDLMPVDLKRQGRAEEHLGLFYPSTRSDREELIKVMMRKTGVEVEMSEIPEALLDGERTYSGADMEALLTRAKFRAATHALDEPAPESAADLASGDGMAEPDVPLAPSELKASDAGPKPIDREILQAVVEDFVPPSYPLQVELQTLVAVMECTSRSMLPERFRSLDREATVRRVGELKRLVGER; translated from the coding sequence ATGCCCGACACGCCCGCCGCCGACCCGCTCGCCCACTACCCCCGTTGGGCGCGCGAGCTCGCCCGCCGCTACTTCACCAAGACGCTCAACCAGTTCATCCTGCACGGCAACGTCCGAGACCTCGTGCCGACGGTCGACGACCGCGGGGAGCGTGCCTACGTCCCGCTCCGCGAGTTCCTCGCCGAGGACCTGTTCGCCGGACGCGACGTGGTGGTCTTCTACGACCGCTCCGACGGCATCCACTTCGAGGACGCGGAGAGCCGCAAGGACTTCAACCGGGCGCTGAGCGGCTACGACACCATCTTCGGCACCGAGTACGCGAAGAAGCTCCCGAAGGACCCGGCCCGGGTGTTCGCGCTCCTCGACAACTACTTCCGCCTGCGGCTGGCCGACGGCAAGCGCGTCGCCTGCGTGGTGGACTACGCCGAGACCATCATCCCGATGTCGGAGGCGGCGAGCTACTCGACCGAGGACCGCTCCGCGCTCGTGACGCTCCAGAAGTGGGCCCACGACCCGCTTCTGCTGCGGAGCGACTTCACGCTGGCGCTCATCGCCGAGAACCTGAACGACCTCTCGCGAGCGTTCATCCAGAGCCCCTACAACGCAGAGCTGGAGATCGACTTCCCCGGCCACGAGGAGCGAGAAGGATTCGTCCGCTGGTTCCTAACGGCACAACGCGATGGCCGGGGCCGGTTCGACCGCCTCTCCTCCGTCGGGGACCTGACACTGGCGCAGAACACCGCCGGACTGGGCTATGTCCAGCTCCGGACCATCCTGGCAGATGTCCTCGAAAACGAGCGCCCGCTCACCTTTGAGACGCTGAGCGAGAAGAAGAAGGAGCTCATCGAAGCCGAGGCCTATGGCCTGCTGGAGTTCGTCGAGACCGACTACACGCTCGACATGGTCGCCGGGCACGCCGAGGCGAAAGCTCACCTCCGCGCCGCTGCCGAGGCCATCAAGGCGGGCCGCCCGGACGTGATGCCGATGGGCTACCTCGTCTCCGGCCCGGTCGGCACCGGTAAGACGTTCATGGTGACCACCTTCGCGGGGGAGATCGGGATCCCCATGGTCAAGCTCAAGAACTTCCGCAGCCAGTGGCAGGGCGTCACAGAGGGCAACCTCGAGAAGATCCTCACGCTGCTCCGGGCCATGAACCCTGTCGCTGTCATGATCGACGAGGCGGATGCCGCACTCGGGGACCGCAGCGCGTCGGGCGATTCAGGCGTGTCGAGCCGCGTGTTTGGTCAGATCGCGCAGGCCATGTCCGACACCCGGTTCCGCGGCAAGATCATCTGGTTCCTGGTCACGGCGCGCCCGGACCTCATGCCGGTCGACCTCAAGCGCCAGGGCCGCGCCGAGGAGCACCTGGGCCTCTTCTATCCCTCGACGCGCTCCGACCGCGAGGAGCTCATCAAGGTGATGATGCGCAAGACCGGCGTGGAGGTGGAGATGTCCGAGATCCCGGAAGCGCTCCTCGACGGCGAACGGACCTACTCCGGAGCCGACATGGAGGCGCTGCTCACGCGGGCAAAATTCCGCGCCGCCACTCACGCGCTCGACGAACCCGCCCCCGAGTCCGCTGCCGACCTCGCGTCTGGCGATGGAATGGCCGAACCCGACGTTCCGCTCGCACCGAGCGAGTTAAAGGCTTCCGACGCCGGGCCGAAGCCGATCGACCGCGAGATCCTCCAGGCCGTCGTGGAGGACTTCGTTCCGCCCTCGTATCCGCTTCAGGTCGAGCTTCAGACGCTCGTCGCCGTGATGGAATGCACCAGTCGTTCGATGCTCCCCGAACGGTTCCGCTCTCTCGATCGAGAGGCAACCGTCCGGCGTGTCGGTGAGCTCAAACGACTGGTGGGCGAGCGATGA
- the lpdA gene encoding dihydrolipoyl dehydrogenase → MANAPYDILVIGSGPGGYEAAIRAHQLGLKTAIVEKNKLGGVCLNIGCIPTKALLKSAEIASQLAHISDYGFSGDGASIQADFPAIVKRSRGVADKMNKGVQFLMKKNKVDVFMGKATLLGGGKVSVEPSETMDGETVGEATEIEAKAIIIATGARARAIPTLPVDDKKIVDYKQAMLQTEQPESLVVVGAGAIGVEFAYVYHNLGTEVTIVELQDRLVPVEDEDVSKELARAYKKMGVKVMTGAQVTNVDTSGEGCVVTVETKKGTETLQAAQVLSAVGVVGNVEGFGLDEVGVEYDRGAIKVDSMYRTNVDGLYAIGDVIGGPWLAHVASHEGIVCVENIAHEMGKLDHAPHAVDYLNVPGCTYCLPQIASVGYTEAKAKEAGFDVLVGKFPFAASGKAAAIGDQTGFVKVVVDAKYGEVLGAHIIGHDATEMIAEVVTARALETTAHEVMEAMHPHPTLSEAVMEAFRDAYGQAINA, encoded by the coding sequence ATGGCGAACGCTCCCTACGACATCCTCGTGATCGGCTCCGGCCCCGGTGGCTACGAGGCCGCCATCCGCGCCCACCAGCTCGGTCTCAAGACCGCCATCGTCGAGAAGAACAAGCTCGGCGGCGTGTGCCTCAACATCGGCTGCATCCCGACCAAGGCACTGCTCAAGAGCGCGGAGATCGCCTCCCAGCTGGCCCACATCTCGGACTACGGCTTCTCCGGCGACGGCGCGTCGATCCAGGCCGACTTTCCGGCCATCGTCAAGCGCTCCCGCGGCGTGGCGGACAAGATGAACAAGGGCGTCCAGTTCCTCATGAAGAAGAACAAGGTGGACGTGTTCATGGGCAAGGCCACGCTTCTGGGCGGCGGCAAGGTGTCCGTCGAGCCCTCCGAGACAATGGACGGCGAGACCGTCGGCGAGGCGACCGAGATCGAGGCCAAGGCCATCATCATCGCCACGGGCGCCCGCGCCCGCGCCATCCCGACGCTCCCGGTCGACGACAAAAAGATCGTCGACTACAAGCAGGCGATGCTCCAGACCGAACAGCCGGAGTCGCTGGTCGTCGTCGGCGCCGGGGCCATCGGTGTCGAGTTCGCCTACGTCTACCACAACCTCGGCACCGAGGTCACTATCGTCGAACTCCAGGACCGCCTCGTTCCGGTCGAGGACGAGGACGTCTCGAAGGAGCTCGCGCGAGCCTACAAGAAGATGGGCGTCAAGGTCATGACCGGCGCCCAGGTCACGAACGTCGACACGTCCGGCGAGGGCTGCGTGGTGACGGTCGAGACCAAGAAGGGCACCGAGACGCTCCAGGCGGCGCAGGTCCTCTCGGCGGTCGGAGTGGTCGGCAACGTCGAGGGCTTCGGCCTGGACGAGGTCGGCGTCGAGTACGACCGCGGCGCGATCAAGGTAGACAGCATGTACCGCACCAACGTCGACGGACTGTATGCCATCGGCGACGTGATCGGCGGGCCGTGGCTGGCGCACGTGGCGAGCCACGAGGGCATCGTCTGCGTCGAGAACATCGCCCACGAGATGGGCAAGCTGGACCACGCGCCCCACGCCGTGGACTACCTCAACGTGCCCGGCTGCACGTACTGCCTGCCGCAGATCGCGTCGGTCGGCTACACGGAGGCGAAGGCCAAGGAGGCGGGCTTCGACGTGCTCGTCGGCAAGTTCCCCTTCGCGGCGTCCGGCAAGGCGGCGGCCATCGGCGACCAGACCGGCTTCGTGAAGGTGGTCGTGGATGCCAAGTACGGCGAGGTCCTGGGCGCCCACATCATCGGCCACGACGCGACCGAGATGATCGCGGAGGTGGTCACGGCGCGCGCGCTCGAGACGACGGCCCACGAGGTCATGGAGGCGATGCACCCGCACCCGACGCTCTCGGAGGCGGTCATGGAGGCCTTCCGCGACGCCTACGGCCAGGCGATCAACGCATAG
- a CDS encoding class I SAM-dependent methyltransferase, with translation MDTSSAPRMRVLALLSLIALASIGCRAQTPASAPVPSREADTVGQSLAPAPRDATQGMGFSSRGMAPQATVVYEEGPASADGTGRYFMGREIARVMSHRGAAWLERADREREEQPDVLIEALGLDRDDVVADLGAGTGYFTFRIAPLVPDGRVYAVDIQPEMLRIIEDRALEEGFGNVAPVLGFETSTGLRPRSTDLTLLVDAYHEFSHPREMLASIFEATRRGGRLVLVEYRAEDPDVPIRRLHKMTEAQARREVEAAGFRFVENLNLLPQQHLLVFERSAE, from the coding sequence ATGGACACATCCTCCGCCCCCCGCATGCGCGTGCTCGCGCTCCTGTCCCTGATCGCGCTGGCCTCCATCGGGTGCCGCGCCCAGACGCCTGCGTCCGCCCCCGTCCCGTCGCGCGAGGCCGACACGGTGGGCCAGTCGCTCGCACCCGCACCTCGTGATGCGACCCAGGGGATGGGGTTCAGCAGCCGGGGGATGGCCCCCCAGGCCACGGTGGTGTACGAGGAGGGGCCGGCGTCGGCGGACGGCACCGGGCGCTACTTCATGGGCCGCGAGATCGCCCGCGTGATGAGCCACCGCGGCGCGGCCTGGCTTGAGCGGGCCGACCGCGAGCGTGAGGAGCAGCCCGACGTCCTGATCGAGGCGCTCGGCCTGGACCGCGACGACGTGGTCGCCGACCTCGGCGCGGGCACGGGCTACTTCACCTTCCGGATCGCGCCGCTCGTGCCCGACGGCCGCGTCTACGCGGTCGACATCCAGCCTGAGATGCTGCGGATCATCGAGGACCGTGCCCTGGAAGAAGGGTTTGGGAACGTCGCCCCGGTGCTCGGCTTCGAGACGTCCACGGGCCTGCGGCCGCGGTCCACCGACCTGACACTGCTCGTCGACGCCTACCACGAGTTCTCGCACCCGCGCGAGATGCTGGCCTCCATCTTCGAGGCGACCCGACGCGGGGGGCGCCTGGTGCTGGTCGAGTACCGTGCCGAGGACCCCGACGTGCCGATCCGGCGCCTCCACAAGATGACCGAAGCGCAGGCTCGGCGCGAAGTGGAAGCGGCGGGCTTCCGGTTCGTCGAGAACCTGAACCTGCTCCCCCAGCAGCATCTCCTCGTGTTCGAGCGGTCAGCGGAGTAG
- a CDS encoding type II toxin-antitoxin system Phd/YefM family antitoxin, protein MYSTQGIEAIATVTELRSKTSALIDQAKDLNTGIMIQKNNEPEAVLLSYDLYQKMHKAYHKK, encoded by the coding sequence ATGTACAGCACCCAGGGCATCGAGGCCATCGCCACCGTGACCGAACTCCGCTCCAAAACGTCGGCACTGATCGACCAGGCGAAGGATCTCAACACAGGCATCATGATCCAGAAGAACAACGAGCCGGAAGCCGTCCTGCTCTCGTACGACCTGTATCAGAAGATGCACAAGGCCTACCACAAGAAGTAG
- a CDS encoding EutN/CcmL family microcompartment protein — MYLARVTGAVVASQKLSPLAGQRLLVVRRLDLDGSLRDATEDIALDPGLSAGVGDAVLIAKEGAVVATLLDGDRVGSLPTPANVIIVAVVDEWSLADSVSG, encoded by the coding sequence ATGTATCTCGCACGAGTCACCGGCGCCGTCGTGGCAAGCCAAAAACTGTCCCCTCTGGCCGGCCAGCGTCTCCTGGTCGTCCGGCGGCTGGATCTCGACGGCAGTCTACGGGACGCGACCGAGGACATCGCGCTCGACCCAGGCCTGAGCGCGGGGGTGGGCGACGCGGTCCTGATCGCCAAAGAAGGCGCCGTGGTGGCGACACTACTCGACGGCGACCGCGTCGGTTCACTCCCGACGCCCGCCAACGTGATCATCGTCGCCGTCGTGGACGAGTGGTCGCTGGCCGACAGCGTCTCGGGCTGA
- the obgE gene encoding GTPase ObgE, with amino-acid sequence MKFVDYVTVTVRSGKGGAGSVHFRREKFEPNGGPDGGDGGQGGSVILEADSHLYTLLDLRYNRHHFAKAGEPGGGSHKSGKAADDIILRAPLGTVVKDGTTGEILGEVVTQGERMVLAQGGRGGQGNAHYKSPTNQAPRYAQPGEAGEEREIVLELKLLADVGLVGFPNAGKSTLVSSLSAAKPKIADYPFTTLEPNLGMVSVGDWRSFVMADIPGLIEGASEGRGLGHQFLKHVERNAVLLFCVAADAEDPGARYATLLGELEAFSPHLLSKPRMVALTKMDIVGPELAAEWVAQARAGFPDDVEVMPVSAVARQGLDPLKERLWTFVEAEREAAEADADDFEV; translated from the coding sequence ATGAAATTTGTCGACTACGTCACCGTCACTGTCCGGAGCGGGAAGGGAGGGGCCGGGAGCGTCCACTTCCGCCGCGAAAAGTTCGAGCCCAACGGCGGGCCGGACGGCGGCGACGGCGGCCAGGGAGGCTCGGTGATTCTGGAGGCCGACAGCCACCTCTACACGCTGCTCGACCTCCGCTACAACCGACACCACTTCGCCAAGGCGGGTGAGCCGGGTGGTGGCTCGCACAAATCCGGAAAGGCGGCCGATGACATCATCCTGCGCGCCCCGCTGGGAACCGTCGTCAAGGACGGGACGACGGGGGAGATTCTCGGCGAGGTCGTCACGCAGGGGGAGCGGATGGTCCTCGCGCAGGGCGGTCGTGGCGGACAGGGGAATGCTCACTACAAGAGCCCGACCAACCAGGCGCCGCGCTACGCGCAGCCTGGCGAGGCGGGGGAAGAGCGAGAGATCGTGCTGGAGCTGAAGCTCCTCGCCGATGTCGGGCTGGTCGGCTTCCCGAACGCGGGCAAGAGCACCCTCGTGAGCAGCCTCAGTGCCGCCAAGCCCAAGATCGCCGACTATCCGTTCACGACGCTGGAGCCCAACCTGGGCATGGTGTCGGTCGGCGACTGGCGCTCGTTCGTGATGGCCGACATCCCGGGCCTCATCGAGGGGGCCTCGGAAGGTCGGGGGCTCGGCCACCAGTTCCTCAAGCACGTCGAGCGCAACGCCGTGCTCTTGTTCTGCGTCGCCGCGGACGCCGAGGACCCCGGCGCGCGGTACGCGACGCTGCTGGGGGAGTTGGAGGCATTCAGCCCGCACCTGCTCAGCAAGCCGCGCATGGTGGCGCTGACCAAGATGGACATCGTCGGGCCGGAACTGGCCGCCGAGTGGGTCGCTCAAGCCCGCGCGGGCTTCCCCGACGACGTGGAGGTGATGCCCGTCTCGGCCGTCGCCCGTCAGGGCCTGGACCCGCTCAAGGAGCGCCTCTGGACGTTCGTGGAGGCCGAGCGAGAGGCGGCCGAAGCGGACGCCGACGATTTCGAGGTCTGA
- a CDS encoding class I fructose-bisphosphate aldolase, translated as MPTIESYLGDEADSLLGFDSPAISKDRLHLPGPDFVDRIFGPSDRSIPVMRSLQQLYDHGRLGGTGYLSILPIDQGIEHSAGASFGKNPDYFDPENIIELAIEGGCNGVATTYGALGMVARKYAHKIPLILKVNHNELLTYPNTFDQIMFARVEEAWNMGCVAIGATIYFGAPESDRQIQEVSQAFAHAHELGMATILWCYVRNSGFTVDGVSYESAADLTGQANHIGATLEADILKQKQPTNNGGYKALNAGDSSYGKLDERIYTELASDHPIDLTRYQVANGYMGRAGLINSGGGSGADDFGQAVRTAVINKRAGGMGLISGRKAFQRERSEGIRLLNTIQDVYLDDAVTVA; from the coding sequence ATGCCCACGATCGAATCGTACCTCGGCGACGAGGCCGACTCCCTGCTCGGCTTCGACTCGCCTGCCATCTCGAAGGACCGGCTCCACCTGCCCGGCCCCGACTTCGTCGACCGCATCTTCGGCCCGTCCGACCGCTCCATCCCGGTCATGCGGTCCCTGCAGCAGCTGTATGACCACGGCCGCCTCGGCGGGACCGGGTACCTGTCCATCCTGCCCATCGACCAGGGCATTGAGCACTCGGCGGGCGCCTCGTTCGGCAAGAACCCGGACTACTTCGACCCGGAGAACATCATCGAGCTGGCGATCGAGGGCGGATGCAACGGCGTCGCGACGACGTACGGCGCGCTCGGGATGGTGGCGCGGAAGTACGCCCACAAGATTCCGCTCATCCTGAAGGTCAACCACAACGAGCTCCTCACGTACCCGAACACGTTCGACCAGATCATGTTCGCCCGCGTCGAGGAGGCCTGGAACATGGGCTGCGTCGCCATCGGGGCGACGATCTACTTCGGCGCGCCGGAGTCGGACCGCCAGATCCAGGAGGTCTCGCAGGCCTTCGCCCACGCCCACGAGCTGGGCATGGCGACCATCCTGTGGTGCTACGTCCGCAACAGCGGCTTCACGGTCGACGGCGTCAGCTACGAGTCGGCAGCCGACCTGACGGGCCAGGCCAACCACATCGGCGCGACGCTCGAGGCGGACATCCTCAAGCAGAAGCAGCCGACCAACAACGGCGGCTACAAGGCGCTCAACGCGGGCGACAGCAGCTACGGCAAGCTGGACGAGCGCATCTACACCGAGCTCGCCAGCGACCATCCCATCGACCTGACGCGCTACCAGGTGGCCAATGGCTACATGGGCCGCGCCGGCCTCATCAACTCGGGCGGAGGCTCGGGCGCTGACGACTTCGGCCAGGCGGTCCGCACGGCCGTGATCAACAAGCGCGCGGGCGGCATGGGCCTGATCTCGGGCCGCAAGGCGTTCCAGCGCGAGCGCTCCGAGGGCATCCGCTTGCTCAACACGATCCAGGACGTGTACCTCGACGACGCGGTGACGGTGGCCTAA